CAGGAATTCTGCCATTTCGAAAAAAAAGAGTTACCCATCGTCATTTGACAACTAATGGATCAACTGGGCGGCCTGCTTGGTTAAGAAACTATTAGTGGCGATGCGGATTCAGTGAATAGGCAGTCCATCTTGATATGATGGCTAGTTAGCTATATACATACCACAAATTTATTGGATCAACTGGCCTGGCCATGCATCCTGCTTGACGTTATTAGTCTAGCACGGCGCAGATTCATTGAACTGGGAAAGATTAACTTCATTTATCTGTAATGTGATGTCTAACTTAGCTTAGCTACCAGACAAATAAATTAGTTAATGGATTCGTGTACAAGCGGGCTACCTCCTGTTGCGACGTTAACAAAAGGACTTAACTCGTCTGGCTTTCAAGTCTTGTTCGAAAATACATGATAGTACAACCTACTAGTACTATATACTTCGTTACTCTGAGACACACCGTTTATTCAATAGTTAACCTGTCTCACATCTAGTAGTTGAGATAATATATCCTGATAATAGCTAACAGCTGGCTGCTCTCCTAATGTGAAGGCTCCATCAATCGGCTAAATCAATGTGATTTTTAATCATGACATGGATCCAAGACTCCAAGTACAAGTCTTGTATGCAGCTGGCAAGTTTTGTTAACCCTCTAGGTAGCTTTATAATCCGGTCCcagtgctgctgctgttgctgcacaGATAACTTGCTAGCTTTAGTTGAGGAGCTAGACAACAACCACACAACCTAGGGGAGGCAGAGAGACTTAGCAATTAGTCATGGCGGAGTTTGCGCTTGGGTTGACCAAGACGGCGGTAGCGGGGACGGTGAGCAAGGTGAAGTCGGCGATCGAGGAGGAGGAAAAACTAAGGGCGGATGTGGAGGAGGACCTGAAGTTCATCACCGGGGAATTCGAGATGATGCAGTCCTTTCTGAACTCTGCCCACACGGGGGAGCATGCATCCAAGAACCAGGTGGCGCGGACGTGGGTGAGGCAGCTCCGCGACCTGGCCTTCGAGGCTGAGGACTGCGTCGAGTTTGTGGTCCACCTCGACAAGGCATCACGCTGGGACTGGGTGCAGCGCCTAATCTCACCCCTGATGTGCAGGGCAAGGCCACCGCTTCCCCTGGATGAAGCGGTCgcggagataaagcggctcaagacAAGGGTAGAGTACGTAAGCCAGAGGTACACCCGCTACAACTTCGTGGGTACCaatggtggcggcgacggcgactcctTGGGTCAGCAGCATCAACTGCTTATGCACCCCACGGCTCATAGTACGGCGGCAACAGCGGCGGCCTTCCATGACTTAAGGGAGGTGTGGAAATCCATGGGAAAGATTGGTGAGCACATCACGGATGATCTAAAAAGGTTGATTGATTGCCAAGGCAGCGAGCTCCAAGTGATCTCTCTTTGGGGAAGTCCACAAGCTGATGTTGTTGGGGAACATGGGTGCATGAGTATTATGAAGAAGGCGTATGATGACCCAGAGATCTGCCAAGAATTCAAGAATCGTGCCTGGGTAAAGTTGAGTGTGCATCATCCTTTCAACCCGGTAGAGTTTCTGCACAACTTGCTGACTCAGTTTACTGCAtctcaccatcaccaccaccatgaGGATATGTCCGAGCTCATGCTGCAACTCAGCAAGCACAGGTATCTCATATTCCTAGAGGAAGAGTTATCCAGTGTCGCAGACTGGGATGCCATCAGAAAGTGCCTTCCGGATGGCAAAAGGGGGAGCCGGATTGTTGTCTCCACCAAGCACTTGAAAATTGCACTTGTCTGCACGGGGGACCCCTACCAAGTTT
Above is a window of Triticum aestivum cultivar Chinese Spring chromosome 6B, IWGSC CS RefSeq v2.1, whole genome shotgun sequence DNA encoding:
- the LOC123135660 gene encoding uncharacterized protein — protein: MAEFALGLTKTAVAGTVSKVKSAIEEEEKLRADVEEDLKFITGEFEMMQSFLNSAHTGEHASKNQVARTWVRQLRDLAFEAEDCVEFVVHLDKASRWDWVQRLISPLMCRARPPLPLDEAVAEIKRLKTRVEYVSQRYTRYNFVGTNGGGDGDSLGQQHQLLMHPTAHSTAATAAAFHDLREVWKSMGKIGEHITDDLKRLIDCQGSELQVISLWGSPQADVVGEHGCMSIMKKAYDDPEICQEFKNRAWVKLSVHHPFNPVEFLHNLLTQFTASHHHHHHEDMSELMLQLSKHRYLIFLEEELSSVADWDAIRKCLPDGKRGSRIVVSTKHLKIALVCTGDPYQVSQLIHLSHDRGLYAFFPKGCGHRHGMGEFIWQLRRQGGVIALLEQDLDLGDRSKFMSQLTNDTLNKLSVLNGVKFEYSYRNIRTHGFAGQQNMMVVTMATDILVQSYPKDDQNNAFEQLMGMKHEDVTEKCRKFLTENDYLLFIDEMESHEEWDLINRQLLCESTRACIIVLTKDNSVATYCVDHKEYLLLNLRDLMIKGCDHCGYSDGGDNIKKEGESELDFVGRSDEKDFFYGRTPDVKLLSVWGIAGVGKSAIV